The [Flavobacterium] thermophilum genome has a segment encoding these proteins:
- the feuB_2 gene encoding Iron-uptake system permease protein FeuB has protein sequence MDADRRRWPFRYMFFLSLGLLVAVWFGSMRVGVADTTWSDVWRALFSDQQSKQLDLIRELRLPRETAAAFVGAGLAVAGAIMQGMTRNPLADPGLLGLTAGANAALAMTMAFFPSAHYLLITVACLLGAAAGAGAVFGIGAARKGGFSPLRIVLAGSAVSTLLFAIAEGIGLYFHISKDVSMWMSGGVAGASWKQLSVVIPLITTGLAIAAWYSRQLTILSLSEDVAVGVGQKTTTVKTWLFFAVFLLTGASVAIAGNITFIGLMVPHLVRAIAGADYRFVIPLSATVGASAMVLADTAARTVNAPFETPVAAIIAVIGLPFFLFVVRKQGRGFS, from the coding sequence ATGGACGCAGACCGCCGGCGTTGGCCGTTTCGCTATATGTTTTTTCTGTCGCTTGGCCTGCTTGTCGCCGTTTGGTTTGGCTCGATGCGAGTCGGCGTCGCCGATACGACATGGAGCGACGTATGGCGGGCGTTGTTTTCCGATCAACAAAGCAAACAGCTTGATCTCATTCGCGAGCTCCGTCTGCCGCGCGAAACAGCGGCCGCCTTTGTCGGCGCCGGCCTTGCCGTCGCCGGAGCGATCATGCAGGGGATGACGCGCAATCCGCTTGCCGACCCCGGTCTCCTTGGCCTCACCGCCGGCGCAAACGCAGCGTTGGCCATGACAATGGCCTTTTTCCCTTCCGCCCATTATCTTTTGATCACGGTCGCCTGTTTGCTTGGTGCGGCCGCCGGGGCAGGGGCCGTCTTTGGCATCGGCGCCGCCCGCAAAGGAGGGTTTTCACCGCTTCGCATCGTCTTGGCCGGCTCGGCGGTTTCGACGCTTTTATTCGCCATCGCCGAAGGAATCGGACTGTATTTCCACATTTCCAAAGACGTCTCGATGTGGATGTCAGGCGGGGTGGCCGGAGCTTCATGGAAACAATTGTCGGTCGTCATCCCGCTCATCACGACCGGGCTCGCTATTGCCGCATGGTATTCACGGCAGCTGACGATCCTTAGTTTGAGTGAAGACGTCGCGGTTGGCGTTGGGCAAAAAACAACGACCGTCAAAACATGGCTGTTTTTCGCTGTGTTTTTATTAACAGGAGCGTCGGTCGCCATCGCCGGCAATATCACCTTTATCGGCTTAATGGTTCCTCACCTCGTGAGGGCAATAGCCGGCGCCGACTACCGGTTTGTCATCCCGCTGTCAGCGACTGTCGGCGCCAGCGCCATGGTGCTGGCCGACACGGCGGCGCGCACGGTCAATGCCCCGTTTGAAACGCCGGTGGCCGCCATCATCGCCGTCATCGGCTTGCCGTTTTTCCTCTTCGTCGTGCGGAAACAAGGGAGGGGCTTTTCATGA